A genomic window from Gaiellales bacterium includes:
- a CDS encoding response regulator transcription factor → MASRVLIVDDDAAIVRMLQRTLEAEGFETETAADGGAALARAERWVPDAIVLDRVMPGLDGLAVARRLRSKGDVTPILMLTARDAVPDRVEGLEAGADDYLVKPFETVELVARIRALLRRGQVPRVVSVGDLRVDPDALAAERGGRRIDLTPREAELLTLLVQSAGRVVSRDEALAVVWRDGPRPTGNAVDQHITYLRAKLGAPPLIQTVRGVGFVIRP, encoded by the coding sequence ATGGCCTCGCGGGTGCTGATCGTCGACGACGACGCTGCCATCGTGCGGATGCTGCAGCGCACGCTCGAGGCGGAGGGCTTCGAGACCGAGACCGCCGCCGACGGCGGTGCGGCGCTCGCCCGGGCGGAGCGCTGGGTGCCGGATGCGATCGTGCTCGACCGCGTGATGCCCGGGCTGGACGGGCTCGCCGTGGCCCGGCGGCTGCGCTCGAAGGGCGATGTGACGCCGATCCTCATGCTGACCGCGCGCGATGCCGTGCCGGACCGCGTCGAGGGCCTCGAGGCGGGCGCCGACGACTACCTCGTCAAGCCGTTCGAGACGGTCGAGCTGGTCGCTCGCATCCGCGCCCTCCTGCGCCGCGGTCAGGTGCCGCGTGTGGTCAGCGTCGGCGATCTGCGCGTCGACCCCGACGCCCTCGCCGCCGAGCGGGGCGGTCGCCGCATCGACCTGACGCCGCGAGAGGCGGAGCTCCTGACGCTCCTCGTCCAGTCCGCCGGCCGGGTCGTCAGCCGCGACGAGGCGCTCGCGGTGGTGTGGCGGGACGGCCCCCGCCCGACCGGCAACGCCGTCGACCAGCACATCACCTACCTCCGCGCGAAGCTCGGCGCGCCGCCGCTGATCCAGACGGTGCGCGGCGTCGGCTTCGTGATACGGCCATGA
- a CDS encoding ABC transporter ATP-binding protein — translation MTDPRPIEARGLTKVYGERRAVAEVDITVEPGDVYGYLGPNGAGKTTSLRMMLGLIRPTAGRALLFGRDPQIAGARALDGVAGFVEAPRFYPYLTARTNLELCAAYDGEGARTRVDEVLDTVDLADRAGDRVGSYSHGMKQRLGIAAALLRRPRLLILDEPTTGLDPAGMRDMRDLVRRLASDGLTVLLSSHLMSEVEELCNRVSIIRTGDILYEGGLDELLRSHGQSRRVRVTDPDAALSLGVARGLAVRRTEGDQLELEADDAAVVSYTVALGAAGIGIRELTTGRASLEHLFFELTEGSASAGPRAARSADERVAVA, via the coding sequence GTGACCGATCCGCGACCGATCGAGGCCCGTGGGCTGACGAAGGTCTACGGTGAGCGCAGGGCCGTCGCAGAGGTCGACATCACGGTCGAGCCGGGCGACGTCTACGGGTACCTGGGGCCGAACGGCGCTGGGAAGACGACGTCGCTGCGCATGATGCTCGGGCTGATCCGGCCGACGGCCGGCCGTGCACTGCTGTTCGGCCGCGATCCGCAGATCGCCGGCGCGCGCGCCCTCGACGGCGTCGCCGGGTTCGTCGAGGCGCCGCGGTTCTATCCGTACCTGACGGCGCGCACGAACCTGGAGCTCTGCGCGGCGTATGACGGCGAGGGGGCCCGCACGCGGGTGGACGAGGTGCTGGACACCGTTGATCTCGCCGACCGGGCCGGCGACCGGGTGGGCAGCTACTCACATGGCATGAAGCAGCGGCTGGGCATCGCCGCCGCGCTGCTGCGGCGACCGCGTCTGCTGATCCTGGACGAGCCGACGACCGGGCTCGACCCGGCTGGCATGCGGGACATGCGCGACCTGGTGCGGCGGCTCGCCTCCGACGGGCTGACGGTTTTGCTTTCGAGCCACCTGATGTCCGAGGTCGAGGAGCTCTGCAACCGTGTGTCGATCATCCGCACCGGCGACATCCTCTACGAGGGCGGGCTCGACGAACTGCTCCGCAGCCACGGCCAGTCGCGCCGGGTGCGGGTCACCGACCCGGACGCCGCGCTGTCGCTGGGCGTCGCGCGGGGGCTCGCCGTGCGGCGGACCGAGGGTGACCAGCTCGAGCTCGAGGCGGATGACGCCGCCGTCGTCAGCTACACGGTCGCGCTCGGCGCAGCGGGCATCGGCATCCGCGAGCTCACGACCGGGCGGGCGTCGCTCGAGCACCTGTTCTTCGAGCTGACCGAGGGATCCGCCTCGGCGGGCCCGCGCGCGGCGCGGTCGGCGGACGAGCGGGTGGCGGTGGCGTGA
- a CDS encoding class I SAM-dependent methyltransferase gives MSTPRIDPLAEAFAGAADVYDRGRPAYRPEPLDWAWSELGLGNDATVVDLAAGTGKLAVQLASRAARLIAVEPLDGMRAVLERQVPEAEAVVGTAEHLPLPDSSADAVFVGEAFHWFDGDPALREIHRVLRPAGGLVLVWNAGEWDEQPWATEVFARIDREPKPGVRPENRPWSGLWRDAFERTSLFEPLRRHSFPHVVHTDAEGFALMISSWSFVAALPDDVRDRLAADVREIITRCTGGPVELHLRTDVYLTRAVTDAGR, from the coding sequence ATGAGCACACCGCGGATCGACCCGCTCGCCGAGGCCTTTGCCGGGGCCGCAGACGTCTACGACCGCGGCCGCCCCGCCTACCGGCCCGAGCCGCTCGACTGGGCATGGTCGGAGCTCGGCCTCGGGAACGACGCCACGGTCGTCGATCTCGCCGCCGGCACCGGCAAGCTCGCGGTGCAGCTGGCGTCGCGGGCGGCACGGCTGATCGCCGTCGAGCCGCTCGACGGCATGCGCGCCGTGCTCGAGCGCCAGGTGCCCGAGGCCGAAGCCGTCGTCGGCACGGCGGAGCACCTCCCGCTGCCCGACTCCTCCGCCGACGCCGTCTTCGTCGGCGAGGCGTTCCACTGGTTCGACGGGGATCCGGCGCTGCGCGAGATCCACCGCGTGCTGCGGCCCGCCGGCGGGCTCGTGCTGGTCTGGAACGCCGGGGAGTGGGATGAGCAGCCGTGGGCGACGGAGGTCTTCGCACGAATCGATCGGGAGCCGAAGCCCGGCGTCCGGCCCGAGAACCGACCGTGGAGCGGCCTCTGGCGTGATGCATTCGAGCGCACATCGCTGTTCGAGCCGCTGCGGCGGCACAGCTTTCCGCACGTGGTGCACACGGACGCCGAGGGGTTCGCGCTGATGATCTCGTCGTGGAGCTTCGTGGCGGCACTGCCCGACGACGTGCGGGACCGGCTCGCTGCCGACGTTCGCGAGATCATCACCCGCTGCACCGGCGGGCCGGTCGAGCTCCACCTCCGCACCGACGTCTACCTCACCCGGGCGGTGACGGACGCCGGGCGCTGA
- a CDS encoding HAMP domain-containing sensor histidine kinase, translating to MRRWTLRTQVAVAAAGSILLGVILLGAALQVLLGRDLHQQLDRTLRQRAADVAALGATTPRLLTAPGALDSSATSGTILIQVYDGRGRIYARSQSLGAGLLPASTVARRVIRDGRPRYADARFGSQAVRVYAAPLASLGGAASSGGAVVVASSTQQVNHTLHRLRTLTLLSGLVAALLALPAAMLVTRRVLRPVERLSSDAAAIRATGDSSRRVSHPDGPHEIAELAATVNGMLEALERARDAERRFLADASHELRTPLTALRGNAEYLARHAPDGEVFADLEADIARLSRLVDSLLALAREDAAAAPAQRVDLAEVVAAFAGHAQVRVAVAEPVHVRGDGPAIERAVGNLVANAKRYGPPGAPVEVRVERSGEHAVISVTDRGEGIPDGLAGDAATRFWRGPNSSGSEGSGLGLALVQATALRHGGVLEIDGPRFALVLPLLRDSSETAAYTAGVPTEKGR from the coding sequence ATGAGGCGCTGGACGCTCCGCACGCAGGTCGCGGTGGCGGCCGCGGGAAGCATCCTGCTCGGCGTGATCCTGCTCGGCGCCGCGCTTCAGGTGCTGCTCGGGAGGGATCTGCACCAACAGCTCGACCGCACGCTGCGCCAGCGTGCCGCGGACGTCGCCGCGCTCGGTGCGACGACTCCGAGGCTGCTGACCGCGCCCGGCGCGCTTGACTCGTCGGCCACGTCGGGGACGATCCTGATCCAGGTCTATGACGGCCGCGGCCGCATCTACGCCCGGTCGCAGTCGCTCGGAGCCGGACTGCTCCCCGCCTCGACGGTCGCGCGGCGGGTGATCCGCGACGGCAGGCCGCGGTACGCGGACGCCAGGTTCGGCAGCCAGGCGGTCCGGGTCTACGCCGCCCCGCTGGCGAGCCTGGGCGGTGCGGCCTCGTCCGGCGGAGCGGTCGTCGTCGCCTCGTCGACCCAGCAGGTCAACCACACGCTGCACCGGCTGCGCACCCTCACGCTGCTGTCGGGGCTCGTCGCGGCCCTGCTCGCCCTGCCGGCCGCGATGCTGGTCACCCGCCGGGTGCTGCGGCCCGTCGAACGGCTGTCGTCAGACGCGGCGGCCATCCGGGCTACGGGCGACTCGTCCAGACGCGTGTCGCACCCCGACGGCCCACACGAGATCGCCGAGCTGGCGGCGACGGTCAACGGCATGCTCGAGGCGCTCGAGCGCGCGCGCGACGCCGAGCGGCGGTTCCTTGCGGACGCGTCGCACGAGCTGCGCACGCCGCTCACCGCCCTGCGCGGGAACGCCGAGTACCTCGCCCGGCATGCCCCCGACGGCGAGGTGTTCGCCGACCTCGAGGCTGACATCGCCCGGCTCTCGCGGCTGGTCGATTCGCTGCTGGCCCTCGCACGTGAGGATGCGGCCGCGGCACCGGCCCAGCGCGTCGACCTGGCTGAGGTGGTCGCCGCGTTCGCCGGTCACGCGCAGGTCAGGGTGGCCGTCGCCGAGCCGGTGCACGTGCGCGGTGACGGCCCCGCCATCGAGCGCGCCGTCGGCAACCTCGTCGCGAACGCCAAGCGCTACGGGCCACCGGGCGCACCGGTCGAGGTGCGCGTCGAGCGGTCCGGTGAGCACGCGGTGATCTCGGTGACCGACCGCGGCGAGGGCATTCCGGATGGACTCGCGGGAGATGCGGCGACGCGCTTCTGGCGCGGGCCGAACAGCTCGGGCAGCGAGGGCTCCGGGCTCGGCCTCGCGCTCGTCCAGGCGACGGCACTGCGGCACGGTGGCGTGCTCGAGATCGATGGGCCGAGATTCGCGCTCGTGCTGCCGCTGCTCAGAGATTCCTCAGAGACGGCGGCCTATACAGCAGGTGTACCGACCGAGAAAGGCCGTTGA